A single genomic interval of Acidovorax sp. 1608163 harbors:
- a CDS encoding hemolysin family protein — MTQSLLVIVLLIAASAFFSMAEISLAAARRLRLRQMADEGDPRAERVLRMQEQPGDYFTVVQVGQNAVAILGGIVGEGALSPHFSALFEVWMAESTAQTAGFMVSFLIITSLFILFADLFPKRLGMAEPERLAVRLAQPMAWCMTLLRPLVWFYSRGADALFRLLGLSSLRDERITSDDILAMMEAGARAGVLAAREQQVITNVFELDTRTVSSAMSPRDRVAFFLRDEPDSVIRLRIAAEPFSTYPVCEGDIDHVVGYVDAKDLFQRVLNNQPISLADDSLVRKVLIVPDRLTLSEVLEQFRQVHEDFAVIVNEYSLVVGVVTLNDVMSTVMGDLVVGPADEEQIVQRDDNSWLIDGVTPISDVLRVLALDEPPHAGEYETLAGFLMVMLRRVPRRTDSVTWGGFKFEVLDVDSYRIDQVMVSRQPSTEAGSAHSNG; from the coding sequence ATGACCCAAAGCCTTCTCGTCATCGTGCTGCTGATCGCAGCCAGTGCTTTCTTCTCCATGGCCGAGATCTCGCTGGCCGCAGCGCGGCGCCTTCGCCTGCGCCAGATGGCCGATGAGGGTGACCCCCGTGCTGAGCGGGTGCTGCGCATGCAAGAGCAACCCGGCGACTATTTCACCGTGGTGCAGGTGGGGCAAAACGCCGTGGCCATTCTGGGCGGTATCGTGGGCGAAGGGGCCTTGAGCCCTCACTTCAGCGCACTGTTTGAGGTCTGGATGGCGGAGTCCACCGCGCAGACAGCGGGCTTCATGGTCTCGTTCCTGATCATCACCTCGCTGTTCATTCTGTTTGCCGACCTGTTCCCCAAGCGCCTGGGCATGGCCGAGCCCGAGCGCCTGGCCGTGCGGCTGGCACAGCCCATGGCATGGTGCATGACGCTGCTGCGCCCGCTGGTGTGGTTTTACAGCCGAGGGGCCGATGCCTTGTTCAGGCTGCTGGGTCTGTCGTCGCTGCGCGATGAACGCATCACCTCCGATGACATCCTGGCCATGATGGAAGCAGGTGCCCGGGCCGGTGTGCTCGCCGCACGCGAGCAGCAGGTCATCACCAATGTGTTCGAGCTGGACACGCGCACGGTGTCCAGCGCCATGTCACCGCGCGATAGGGTCGCGTTCTTCCTGCGCGACGAGCCCGACTCCGTCATTCGCCTGCGCATTGCTGCGGAGCCGTTTTCGACGTACCCCGTGTGCGAAGGCGATATCGACCATGTGGTCGGCTATGTGGACGCCAAGGATTTGTTCCAGCGGGTGCTGAACAACCAGCCGATTTCGCTGGCCGATGACAGCCTGGTGCGCAAGGTGCTCATCGTGCCAGACCGGCTCACGCTGTCTGAAGTGCTGGAGCAGTTCCGGCAGGTGCACGAAGACTTTGCCGTGATCGTGAACGAATACAGCCTGGTCGTCGGTGTGGTGACCCTGAACGATGTCATGAGCACGGTGATGGGCGACCTGGTGGTGGGCCCGGCCGATGAAGAGCAGATTGTTCAGCGCGACGACAACTCGTGGCTGATTGACGGCGTGACCCCCATCAGCGATGTACTGCGCGTGCTGGCCCTGGACGAGCCGCCCCATGCGGGCGAGTACGAAACCCTGGCGGGCTTCTTGATGGTGATGCTGCGGCGCGTACCCCGGCGCACAGACAGTGTGACCTGGGGGGGCTTCAAGTTTGAGGTGCTGGACGTGGACAGTTACCGCATCGACCAGGTTATGGTGTCGCGCCAGCCCAGCACGGAAGCGGGCAGCGCACACAGCAACGGCTGA
- a CDS encoding AAA family ATPase, which produces MTSHSLVPQSPALHLPVAQMRNVFHPGDVERKLARLQDAGSQREYENLRTVYERMLERGPERFHVKPSGVPDMSGLYELLPNFTEVLDDIKRHVALAQDSSDGLEVTPMLLLGPPGIGKTHFAKHLADLLGTGMNLLPMSSMTAGWLLSGSSAQWKGARPGKVFEALIEGEYANPVIVVDEIDKASSDAQYDPLGALYSLLEHDTAQSFTDEFAEVAIDASQVIWITTANDTRGIPDPILNRMNVFEVEAPSLEQARTIALNLYQSIRHNHDWGRLLDPEPLDDVLDCLARMPPREMRRAWMTGFGNARLDRRSAVEVGDLPKAATARGRMGFVQ; this is translated from the coding sequence ATGACCAGCCATAGCCTTGTTCCCCAAAGCCCCGCACTGCACCTGCCGGTGGCCCAAATGCGCAATGTATTCCACCCTGGCGATGTCGAGCGCAAGCTCGCACGGCTGCAGGATGCTGGCAGCCAGCGCGAATACGAAAACCTGCGCACCGTCTACGAACGCATGCTGGAGCGCGGCCCCGAGCGCTTTCACGTCAAGCCCTCGGGCGTGCCCGACATGAGTGGCCTGTACGAGCTGCTGCCTAACTTCACTGAGGTGCTGGACGACATCAAACGCCACGTTGCGCTGGCACAGGACAGCAGCGATGGCTTGGAAGTGACCCCGATGCTGCTGCTCGGCCCCCCCGGCATTGGCAAAACCCACTTTGCAAAGCACCTGGCCGACCTGCTGGGCACCGGCATGAACCTGCTGCCCATGAGCTCCATGACGGCAGGCTGGCTGCTGTCGGGCTCGTCCGCCCAATGGAAGGGCGCACGCCCCGGCAAGGTGTTTGAAGCCCTCATCGAGGGCGAATACGCCAACCCGGTGATCGTAGTGGACGAGATCGACAAGGCCAGCAGCGATGCGCAGTACGACCCACTGGGTGCGCTCTACAGCCTGCTGGAGCACGACACGGCGCAAAGCTTTACCGACGAGTTTGCCGAAGTGGCCATTGATGCGAGCCAGGTCATCTGGATCACCACGGCCAATGACACGCGCGGCATTCCCGACCCCATCCTCAACCGCATGAACGTGTTTGAGGTGGAGGCCCCATCGCTGGAGCAGGCGCGCACCATTGCCCTGAACCTGTACCAGAGCATTCGCCACAACCACGACTGGGGCCGCCTGCTGGACCCCGAACCACTGGACGATGTGCTGGACTGCCTGGCCCGCATGCCTCCGCGCGAAATGCGCCGGGCATGGATGACGGGCTTTGGCAATGCCCGACTGGACCGGCGATCGGCCGTGGAAGTGGGCGACTTGCCCAAGGCCGCCACAGCACGGGGGCGCATGGGCTTTGTGCAGTAA
- a CDS encoding DUF3053 family protein — MSTLAFSRRHSLTRLGAIALGSGLLLTGCDSEPKERQAFITFLQTQVLDKPRRTIPLLNDKLRKELGQYAAHYEVITNFNKAVNDKNMLKSFQELNWVRSIAGYRDKRSTVDQAVNEIPKAQESIAAELKKADEAKAALKQPEDLQKVYGTVYDKLVSTQARLMLEMLPAAQRLLTIVTELLTLVEKNPQQLSISGMQIEAKNQAMLNKVNALFKKADAETATMQRIEKELKQLTG, encoded by the coding sequence CCTGCTGCTGACCGGCTGCGATTCCGAGCCCAAAGAACGGCAGGCTTTCATCACCTTCTTGCAAACACAGGTTCTCGACAAGCCCCGCCGCACCATCCCCCTACTCAACGACAAGCTGCGCAAGGAGCTGGGGCAGTATGCCGCCCACTATGAAGTCATCACCAATTTCAACAAGGCGGTGAACGACAAGAACATGCTCAAGAGCTTTCAGGAGCTCAACTGGGTTCGCTCGATTGCGGGTTACCGCGACAAGCGCAGCACGGTAGATCAGGCGGTGAATGAAATCCCCAAAGCCCAGGAGAGCATTGCGGCAGAACTGAAGAAGGCCGACGAAGCCAAGGCAGCTCTCAAACAGCCAGAGGACCTGCAAAAGGTCTATGGCACGGTCTACGACAAGCTGGTGAGTACCCAGGCGCGCCTCATGCTGGAGATGCTCCCCGCTGCGCAACGCCTGCTGACCATCGTCACAGAACTACTCACCCTTGTAGAGAAGAATCCCCAGCAACTTTCGATCTCGGGCATGCAGATCGAGGCCAAAAACCAGGCCATGCTGAACAAGGTGAACGCCCTCTTCAAAAAGGCCGACGCGGAGACAGCGACCATGCAGCGCATTGAAAAGGAACTCAAGCAGCTCACTGGCTGA
- the grxD gene encoding Grx4 family monothiol glutaredoxin yields MSDTQQRIDALVKSSDILLFMKGSASFPMCGFSGRAIQILKACGVDPKAVVTVNVLEDDAIRQGIKDYSNWPTIPQLYVKGEFIGGSDIMMEMYESGELKQVLGTEG; encoded by the coding sequence ATGAGCGACACCCAACAACGCATTGACGCCCTCGTCAAATCCAGCGACATCCTGCTGTTCATGAAGGGCAGCGCCAGCTTCCCGATGTGCGGCTTCTCCGGCCGTGCCATCCAGATCCTGAAGGCTTGCGGCGTGGACCCCAAGGCCGTGGTCACCGTGAACGTGCTCGAAGACGACGCCATCCGCCAAGGCATCAAGGATTACAGCAACTGGCCCACGATCCCGCAGCTGTACGTCAAGGGCGAGTTCATCGGCGGCTCGGACATCATGATGGAGATGTACGAATCGGGAGAACTCAAGCAAGTGCTGGGCACTGAGGGCTGA
- a CDS encoding RNA pyrophosphohydrolase — protein sequence MLDRDGFRPNVGIILLNQKNQVFWGKRIRTHSWQFPQGGIDRGETPEQAMFRELHEEVGLLPNHVRLVARTRDWLRYEVPDRYIRRDARGHYKGQKQIWYLLQLMGHDWDLNLRATNHPEFDAWRWNDYWVPLDVVVEFKRGVYEMALTELARFLPRHDQRNRYLRSGMRARDPEQAAPTMFRTGSLLLHPGMELPPGASFDPDPQNSMPAELEAISPLAMAVAPSKSQPS from the coding sequence ATGCTTGACCGGGACGGCTTTCGGCCGAACGTCGGCATCATCCTGCTCAACCAAAAGAACCAAGTGTTCTGGGGCAAGCGGATCCGCACCCACAGCTGGCAGTTTCCACAAGGCGGCATTGACCGGGGCGAAACCCCTGAGCAAGCCATGTTTCGGGAATTGCACGAAGAGGTGGGATTATTGCCCAACCATGTGCGCTTGGTTGCCCGCACAAGGGATTGGTTGCGCTATGAGGTGCCTGACCGGTACATCCGCCGCGATGCGCGCGGACACTACAAAGGCCAGAAACAAATCTGGTATCTGCTACAACTCATGGGACACGACTGGGACTTGAACCTGCGCGCCACCAACCACCCGGAGTTTGACGCATGGCGTTGGAACGACTACTGGGTGCCACTGGATGTCGTGGTGGAGTTCAAGCGGGGCGTCTATGAAATGGCGCTGACCGAATTAGCACGCTTCCTGCCCCGGCACGACCAACGCAATCGCTACTTGCGCAGCGGAATGCGGGCACGGGATCCGGAACAGGCCGCGCCAACGATGTTCAGAACGGGCTCACTGTTGCTGCACCCTGGCATGGAATTGCCGCCCGGCGCGAGCTTCGATCCCGATCCGCAAAACAGCATGCCAGCAGAGCTGGAGGCTATTTCGCCCTTGGCAATGGCCGTGGCACCGTCAAAGTCTCAGCCCAGTTGA
- a CDS encoding lytic transglycosylase domain-containing protein — protein MEGDGVRGDVSLQKEWPLGVSRRACLMAAVAPAGWLAAPGLAHAGGQLEEPLMDSVRTALSSAIANQAPPEPEFFSTESRLGYLRWLGTMSDRLRKRKPEWEVRRDFLQTVWYESKRAGLDVSLVMGLIQVESAFRKFAVSSVGARGYMQVMPFWTRVIGDGDAGKLFHMQTNLRFGCVILRHYIDREQGDLFMALGRYNGSRGKPPYPNAVFSAQRNWVMDAKTALG, from the coding sequence ATGGAGGGTGACGGTGTGCGTGGGGATGTGAGTTTGCAGAAGGAATGGCCGCTGGGCGTGTCGCGCCGGGCCTGTTTGATGGCGGCTGTCGCCCCTGCGGGGTGGCTGGCTGCGCCAGGCCTGGCCCATGCGGGCGGGCAGCTTGAAGAGCCTTTGATGGATTCTGTGCGCACTGCCTTGAGTTCTGCCATTGCCAACCAGGCTCCCCCGGAGCCAGAGTTTTTCTCTACCGAATCGCGCTTGGGCTACCTGCGCTGGCTGGGCACGATGAGTGACCGCCTGCGCAAGCGCAAGCCCGAATGGGAGGTGCGTCGCGACTTTCTGCAAACCGTGTGGTACGAGTCCAAACGGGCTGGTCTGGACGTATCGCTGGTCATGGGCCTGATCCAGGTTGAGAGTGCGTTCCGCAAGTTCGCAGTTTCTAGCGTGGGGGCCCGGGGCTACATGCAGGTCATGCCGTTCTGGACGCGGGTGATCGGTGATGGGGATGCAGGCAAGCTGTTCCACATGCAGACCAACCTGCGCTTTGGCTGCGTCATCCTGCGCCACTACATTGACCGGGAGCAGGGCGATTTGTTCATGGCCTTGGGGCGCTACAACGGCAGCCGTGGCAAGCCGCCTTACCCCAACGCTGTTTTCTCGGCCCAGCGCAATTGGGTCATGGACGCCAAGACCGCTCTTGGTTGA
- a CDS encoding proline--tRNA ligase — MKASQFFISTLKEAPADAEVVSHKLMMRAGLIKKLGAGIYNYMPMGLRVIRKVEAIVREEMNRAGAVECAMPVIQPAELWQETGRFEKMGPELLRIRDRHGRDFVVQPTSEEVVTDIARQELRSYKQLPKNFYQIQTKFRDERRPRFGLMRGREFIMKDAYSFDRDQVSAKASYQVMAAAYRRIFDRFGLTYRAVAADSGAIGGDLSEEFQVIAATGEDAIVYCPGSDYAANMEKAEALVPQGPRAAAAQVLAKTPTPGKSTCADVADLLGLPLQRTVKSLVLATDTTNEQGEIVKTQVWLLLLRGDHDMNEIKVNKVPGLENFRFATVAEIEDHFGCKPGYLGPIGLKKPLKLVVDREVAAMADWVCGANEVDFHITGVNWGRDLPEPDVVADLRNVVAGDLSPDGKGELAIERGIEVGHVFYLGTKYSRAMNATFLDENGKPQPLEMGCYGIGITRLPAAAIEQNHDERGIIWPDAIAPFTVVICPIGMDRSEEVKAAAEKLYAEMLAKGVDVLLDDRGERPGAMFADWELIGVPHRVTIGDKSLKDGVVEYQHRRDAAATKVAVADVWAHVKGRMAV, encoded by the coding sequence ATGAAAGCCTCTCAATTCTTTATCTCCACCCTCAAGGAAGCTCCGGCCGACGCCGAAGTGGTCAGTCACAAACTCATGATGCGGGCGGGGCTGATCAAGAAGCTGGGCGCAGGTATCTACAACTACATGCCCATGGGCCTGCGGGTGATCCGCAAGGTTGAAGCGATTGTGCGTGAGGAGATGAACCGAGCAGGGGCGGTGGAATGCGCTATGCCGGTGATCCAGCCAGCTGAGCTTTGGCAGGAAACGGGGCGATTTGAAAAGATGGGTCCCGAGCTGTTGCGCATCCGCGACCGCCATGGTCGTGACTTTGTGGTGCAGCCCACCAGTGAAGAGGTAGTGACGGACATTGCTCGGCAGGAACTGCGCAGCTACAAGCAACTGCCCAAGAATTTTTACCAGATTCAAACCAAATTCCGCGATGAACGCCGCCCCCGCTTTGGCTTGATGCGTGGCCGCGAGTTCATCATGAAGGACGCGTATTCGTTCGACCGCGACCAGGTGTCCGCCAAAGCCAGCTACCAGGTGATGGCTGCCGCGTACCGCCGTATTTTTGACCGGTTTGGTTTGACCTACCGCGCTGTGGCGGCCGATAGCGGCGCCATTGGTGGGGACCTGAGCGAAGAATTCCAGGTGATTGCCGCCACAGGCGAAGATGCCATCGTTTACTGCCCTGGCAGCGACTACGCCGCCAACATGGAAAAGGCCGAGGCCCTGGTCCCCCAAGGCCCGCGCGCAGCGGCCGCCCAGGTGCTCGCCAAGACACCAACGCCCGGCAAGAGCACCTGCGCCGACGTGGCCGACCTGCTGGGCTTGCCCCTGCAGCGCACCGTGAAGTCGCTGGTCCTGGCCACCGACACCACCAACGAGCAAGGCGAGATCGTCAAAACCCAGGTGTGGCTGCTCCTGCTGCGCGGCGATCACGACATGAACGAAATCAAGGTCAACAAAGTGCCGGGGCTGGAAAACTTCCGCTTTGCTACCGTGGCCGAGATCGAAGACCACTTTGGCTGCAAGCCCGGCTACCTGGGCCCCATTGGCCTCAAAAAGCCCCTGAAGCTGGTGGTTGACCGCGAAGTCGCCGCCATGGCCGACTGGGTGTGCGGCGCCAACGAGGTGGATTTCCACATCACCGGCGTGAACTGGGGGCGTGATTTGCCTGAGCCTGACGTGGTAGCCGATTTGCGCAACGTGGTGGCTGGCGACCTGTCGCCGGATGGCAAGGGCGAGCTGGCGATTGAGCGCGGTATCGAAGTGGGCCACGTGTTCTATCTGGGCACCAAGTACAGCCGTGCGATGAACGCGACCTTCTTGGACGAAAACGGCAAGCCGCAGCCACTGGAAATGGGTTGCTATGGCATCGGTATTACTCGTTTGCCAGCGGCCGCCATCGAGCAAAATCACGATGAGCGGGGCATCATTTGGCCCGACGCGATTGCGCCTTTCACCGTGGTCATTTGCCCCATTGGCATGGACCGCAGCGAAGAGGTGAAGGCCGCCGCTGAAAAGCTGTATGCCGAGATGCTGGCCAAAGGCGTGGATGTCTTGCTGGACGACCGGGGCGAGCGCCCTGGCGCCATGTTTGCCGATTGGGAACTGATTGGTGTGCCGCACCGCGTGACCATTGGCGACAAGAGCCTCAAGGACGGTGTGGTCGAATACCAGCACCGCCGCGATGCGGCCGCCACCAAAGTGGCCGTGGCAGACGTGTGGGCCCATGTGAAGGGCCGCATGGCGGTATGA